A stretch of DNA from Halobacteriovorax vibrionivorans:
TTTTTGTAAGGGATATGGCCAACTCTGTTCCTCTTAAATTTAATAAAATCAAATAATATCCGATAAATTAGTCGTACTAATACTTTCATGGGTGGAAAGGATGAATAGATTAAGGATATTATTTATTATAGGATTATATTTTTCTATGTTTTCAACGAGCGTCTCAGCAATGACTATCGACCTCGGGAGAAGCTTCTTTCCTAAAAAAGACATTATTATCGATGCAGATTCACCAAATGAGATCACTGTTAAATACAAACTACGATACTATATCAGTGACGGTTGTGCGTACGATATTGTGACATCTTACAAGCTTGGTGGATGCCCTCGAAAAAAATATAAGACCTATGAAGAAGATAGTAAGTATATTTTAAAAATCGACAAATCAAGTGCTAAAGCTGGCCATGGAGCCCAGGTTCTTCGTCTTTCTGTAAAACAAAAAGAGCGCGGCTCTTTCGATATTATTCCAGTTGTTGAAATCTTAGAAGGAAATGAGGATACCATATCTCATGATGACCCATGGTTTGGAGCAGCTGAAGTTAAATTAAAGTCAAGAGATCGTGTTGTAAACGAAACAAGAGAAAACCTCAAAAAATCACCTCAACAATACAGCGGCGAGAAGGCCAGAGAAACGGCAATAAGCCAGTAATATTAAAAACTTACATTCCGACAACTCCTCTCAAGTTCTGTCTAACTCCTTCCGATAAGCCAAGGGAGTATTAGAGAGAAGGAACTAATTGTGAAGAGACAAAATTCAAGAAATCGACTGAGGTTTGCTAACGTCATCTCAAAGATTAGCGTACTTAGTTGTATATTAATTTCCCAAGTAACAAGTGCAAATAGCAGTACTGACTTCATTCAACAAATTGTTGATGGACATTCATATAGAAAAGAGAATGTACACGGTAGTCAAATTAATGTTCTTGAATCAACTGCATATCAAAGAAACTATTATCTTCACTTAAGAAAGCTCTTACAAAATAGAATCATTCAAGTAGTAAGTCCTTATATTGAAGAACAAAATCAACTAGCGGCCCTTATTGAAAGTGGTAATGCTACTCAAGAACAAAGATCGAGACTCGCACAAATTGAGCAAAAAATAGAGTCTATCAAAAGTAGAGACTACGTATTAAATCTACACCAAGAAATCAAAGAGTATGAAGATCAGAATATGGATTATTATTGTTACGATAATCAAAAAACGACATTAAGGCTCATGAAAGGTGAAGACTTTGATGTGCGTTGTATTGATAATCAAAGTGCACAAAGAATCGTAGATGTTGCAACTAATGATCCTCAAAAGGCTAACGAGATAAGTGTAGAGACATCATCTGGTAAAGCTCCTCAACCAGAAGGAAAGCTTTATTTCTGTTATCAAAGAGATAAAAGCATTCTTACAAAATCAAAGAGCTGTAATCCTAAAAAAGTCAGATTAACTGATGATGAACTTGAAAAAGTTGGTAAGTCGAATTGTTATCCAATTAATCAAAACTATACATATAACGAAGCAGATGGTTTCACACCAATTGCTAGGCTATATTCTCGATGTCGTGATGAGATTTGTACAAATGCAACAGATCAAATAGACTTCGAAAACTTTCAAATGATTTCATTCTCACAAAATCAAGCTGGTCAATGCTTAAATGACAATAGTGAGTCTAGAGTTTGTGCACAAACTTATACATGCCAAAACAAAACATACCAAGTTACTTGTCAATTTGATGATGAAAAACCAGTTGATAATAACAAATGTAATGTTCAATCAATTAATGAAGATACAATTATGAATAAATGTACAATTGTTGAATTAGGAACGGAGGTGTAATGATGAAATGGTTAATCGCATCTCTGTTATTTATCAATACAACATTGGCCCTAACTGTACCTAAGGTTTACAACACAGGTAAGCTTATAAACGTAACTAAGGACCATTACTTAATACAAACTAAATCAAAGAAAATGATTAAGGTAAAACCATTTTTGAAAAAACCAAAAATTGGTGTTCAAATTAGTTATCCGGTTTCAAACACTGAAATCAAGGTTGATAAAGGCTTTATCCAACAACACGCCTTGAAAATGTTGTCACAAGAAGAATACACGTCTGACATTATAGAAGCCTATCTTCAAACCTTATCTGATATATCAAAGAACGGGTTATACAAACAAGAAAGTACTACTGGTTCAATGTATTCATCATTGTTCTTAGATATGTTAGCTCCTAAACTTTGTGCTCATGAGAGTAGTTGCGATAATATGTGCTACTTTGGAGGTTGGGCATCAACGAGAAAAGGAGGCTACTGCCAGGCTCCTTGGAAAACAAAGAATGATGCAAAAGTGAAAGCTGTTGATAATGAAGTATATTCAAGAGACTACAGCTGTGGTGGTAAGAACCGTTTTCGTTGTAACCCAAAGATCTTCGGTCCATATGACTCTAGCTTAGATCCGGTACAAATGGTTGATACAAGTGATTCGAAAAGAAACTCTGCCGCAGGTATATGTATAAAGGTTAGAGGCTCATATAAGTATGCAACAGCACAATGTTTAGAGGCTTCGTCAAAGATACCAAATTTCAAAGAAGCACTTAGAGAACGCTATAATAACAATAAAGAAACATTTGAGCGCATTATTGATAACGTAAATTGTTTCTGTGATGCTCAAAAGACTGATAAGAGAGAGTTTAGTTGTAACGCTCTTAGATCGCGTTTATCTAAAATCTTTGAAGAAGAAAAAGAAGTTGTGGAAGTTGCTCCTGAAGTAGAAGAAGTTCAAGAAGCGCAGGAAGTTGCCACACCTGCGATAAAGGCGATCCCACCACCTAGAGGTGATAAATCAATTCCAATTCCTCGTGATGATGACGGAAAAGAAGAATTCGTACTTGATGAGCAAGAAGAAGAGCCTCTTCCTGAAGATCTTATCTACTATAATTGTAACTTCACTGATACAAAGAATCTTTTTAAAGGAAAGAATGCTCAATGTGCAAATAAAGGTGTTTGCTTAAAGAAAGTAACCTGTGAATCTTATTCAAAAGAGAAAAAGCAATACGATATTAAA
This window harbors:
- a CDS encoding CHASE3 domain-containing protein; this translates as MKRQNSRNRLRFANVISKISVLSCILISQVTSANSSTDFIQQIVDGHSYRKENVHGSQINVLESTAYQRNYYLHLRKLLQNRIIQVVSPYIEEQNQLAALIESGNATQEQRSRLAQIEQKIESIKSRDYVLNLHQEIKEYEDQNMDYYCYDNQKTTLRLMKGEDFDVRCIDNQSAQRIVDVATNDPQKANEISVETSSGKAPQPEGKLYFCYQRDKSILTKSKSCNPKKVRLTDDELEKVGKSNCYPINQNYTYNEADGFTPIARLYSRCRDEICTNATDQIDFENFQMISFSQNQAGQCLNDNSESRVCAQTYTCQNKTYQVTCQFDDEKPVDNNKCNVQSINEDTIMNKCTIVELGTEV